The Xanthocytophaga agilis genome has a window encoding:
- a CDS encoding RagB/SusD family nutrient uptake outer membrane protein — protein MKRNIKNTYIWLTLIVCMTVFLSSCNEDFLDVTTTDRISDDAITSDSSLFEDYVINRYMGVKLQDKEAEGTNPGFGRGFEYALWGSITDEAIYNSDDNTWAIHRGLLSPEATGIAGTLWSRSYRSIRECNYALQIIENVPMSASRKQMLIAELKFIRAFRYHDLIRNYGTVVLMGDKVYYLSDNLTDESLFKRSTIAEGITYVVSQLEEAAAGLPASNTSAWPLGRATKGAALALKSRLLLYAASPLYGASSWETAAKAAKDVMDLGSYSLHNNYQSLFLTPSSNEIIFERLYVIGARHVCLEISNGANGYGGWAGNTPLQNLVDSYEVVEDENTAVPFDWNNSAHASKPYTDRDPRFYATILYNGATYRDRQVETFTPGGQDSKDGKDNWNTSKTGYYLRKFIDEKLPINNPWDVAGTQPWIYMRYAEILLNYAEAQNEAAGPDASVYSAINQIRSRAGMPDLPIGLSQSAMRTAIQRERQVELAFEEHRFYDVRRWKIAMDTENQPAYGITITKNADGTFAYTRKVALDGRKFEEKHYWLPIPLAEIQASNGKLQQSPNY, from the coding sequence ATGAAACGCAATATAAAAAACACATACATCTGGCTGACATTGATTGTTTGCATGACTGTATTTCTCAGTAGTTGTAATGAAGATTTTCTGGATGTGACTACAACAGACAGAATCTCGGATGATGCCATTACCTCTGACTCTTCTTTATTTGAAGACTATGTTATCAACCGCTATATGGGAGTTAAACTACAGGATAAGGAAGCAGAAGGTACAAATCCCGGCTTTGGACGTGGTTTCGAATATGCCCTGTGGGGATCAATTACTGATGAGGCTATTTATAACAGTGATGACAATACATGGGCTATTCATCGGGGTCTGCTCTCACCAGAAGCAACAGGCATAGCAGGAACTTTATGGTCACGTAGTTATAGAAGCATCCGTGAATGTAACTATGCACTTCAGATCATAGAAAATGTTCCTATGAGCGCATCCCGCAAACAAATGCTGATTGCTGAATTAAAGTTTATCCGGGCATTCCGCTATCATGACCTCATCCGAAATTACGGAACTGTTGTTTTGATGGGAGATAAAGTATATTATCTGAGCGATAATCTTACAGACGAATCTCTTTTTAAGAGAAGTACCATTGCAGAAGGAATTACGTATGTGGTATCCCAACTGGAAGAGGCAGCAGCAGGTTTGCCAGCGAGTAACACTTCTGCATGGCCATTGGGTCGTGCTACCAAAGGAGCTGCACTTGCACTCAAATCCCGGTTGTTACTGTATGCGGCAAGTCCCCTTTATGGAGCTTCGTCCTGGGAAACAGCAGCAAAAGCAGCAAAAGATGTTATGGATCTGGGATCTTACTCACTACATAACAATTACCAGTCACTATTCCTGACTCCATCCAGCAATGAAATTATCTTTGAAAGGCTATATGTAATTGGAGCACGACATGTTTGTCTTGAAATTTCCAATGGAGCAAACGGTTATGGCGGTTGGGCAGGTAACACACCACTCCAAAACCTGGTTGATAGTTATGAAGTAGTAGAAGATGAAAACACTGCGGTTCCTTTTGACTGGAATAATAGTGCACATGCATCCAAGCCTTATACCGATCGTGATCCTCGCTTTTATGCTACCATCCTGTACAATGGCGCCACCTACCGGGATCGTCAGGTTGAGACCTTTACGCCAGGTGGTCAGGACAGCAAAGATGGGAAAGACAACTGGAATACATCGAAAACAGGTTATTATTTACGGAAATTTATTGATGAGAAACTGCCTATTAACAATCCTTGGGATGTGGCAGGGACACAACCCTGGATCTATATGCGTTATGCAGAGATTCTGTTAAACTATGCAGAAGCACAAAATGAAGCAGCAGGTCCTGATGCCTCTGTATATTCAGCCATCAATCAGATCCGAAGTCGAGCAGGAATGCCTGACTTGCCTATAGGATTATCACAAAGCGCTATGCGCACAGCTATTCAGAGAGAACGGCAGGTTGAGCTGGCATTTGAAGAACATCGCTTCTACGATGTGCGCAGATGGAAAATAGCGATGGATACAGAGAACCAGCCAGCTTATGGAATTACTATTACTAAAAATGCAGATGGCACATTTGCCTATACACGCAAAGTGGCACTGGATGGTCGTAAGTTTGAAGAGAAGCATTACTGGCTTCCGATCCCTCTTGCAGAAATACAGGCTTCCAACGGCAAGCTACAACAAAGTCCCAACTACTAA